The sequence AGACTTTGGAGACTGCGTTGCTGAAGAGGAAGCAGACGTAGAAAAGACATCAGTGGATTGCACAGGTCGACTGTAAACTGGAAACAGGTTGAACCTGAATCTTACATCATGCAAAACAAGGAATTTTCAGTCAAGTCAGGTCTTAACAACCGTGACTCCTGGGCTTGTAAAGTTCAAAATATGACAACGTCAGTATGTAATCACCTTGGGCATGAATGTCTTCTCTGACTGCTGCCTCTTCTCCTTCAGCATCTTCATCTCTGACAGAATACTGTCTCTGGATGCCTTGAACTTCCTCTGTTGGGTTTCAATCTGCTGCATCTGGTTCATCAGTTGGTCGATCTCATTGTTGATGCGTGGAGGCAACCATTAAGGAAATACAATGCCAGGGCTGGATAAACATTTCAATCtctcagcagctgttcagtAAATACAATTTTCAAGTTGAGTTGACTAGTTAAACTTAATCTTTTCATTCTTCTCACAGTTTTCCAATCTTGATGTGTCCAGCATCTACAGGGTACAGCTGACCATATTACCTCTGCCAAGCAGTGAGTGCACACTTAATTTACCTTACGCAAGATTTGCACTGCTGAAATTGCACATACTGTAATTCCCCTCAGAATAAAGTAggccaaaaaaagaaatgtacacAGACTAACATAAACCAAAAGACAGTTTGCAGGCTTTCTAGTACTACCCAGAGTGTTTCAATGCGGTGACTGGGCTTCCACAGGAAGACTGTGTCGTCATTGACTTCCAGGCAGAGGATTAAGGAGGGCTGCACATATTCATTGTTAAGCTAATTTAACAGACAGGCTTATTGATCTTCCAGGACTGCAACACACCTCTGGTCCTTTGAGGTTTAACAGGactcaataaaacacagaggccAATCAATCTGCTGTTTAAAAGGGCTACTGGAAGTCAGAGGACTGGCCTGCCTGTCCTCCCAGGGAAGATGGAAAAAACAGATGGTTTAAGACCATCTGATAATTTTCTTGAATGCAATCAGCTGACATGACTTAAAATAGAAGGGATAGGTGAGGTGCATCAGCATAATCTCATGCTTATTGACAGGGCAGAGGTGGAGAATGAACAACAAGAGGCTTTTAAATAATTGATCTGTTCGCTGACTCACCGCTGCAGGAGTGAAGGACGGGGCCATGTCATCAGCTCAGTCATCCATTTCCCCTGCCTACACATATACGTAATCGCCAGGTGCACACTGACCTGCGTACACTTCACTGGTTGTGAGTGAGAAactacacacaatcacacaggtgtgcaaacacacagataatcaTACCTGGGCGGAAGTTACTATGTCCATAATCATGCCGTATGTGCAAACACAAATCCTCTCTGATCCGCCTGCTTTGCTCTCATGGGCTGTCCAGCAGTGAGTCATGGCTCTGACCGACACGACCTAACATACACTAATCTTTCTTGACCTGCTCAGACCCTCTCTTGCATCCGAGTCAGTCTCCTGCTGGCTATAACCCAAATGGATTTAATCTACATTAAATATACGGGCTCAGCTGAATGGCATCAACCTGTAATTGATGGGGGGCAGTACTCATGGGTCTAATAAGTTTATTCTGGAGTTAGTGATGGTGGAAATGTTCCTATGGTGGCAtgtgaataaaatatttcaacagaAGATGGGTGTGAAAATTGGCTTTTTTAGACTGATATTTTTGGTTTCAAACACACTTGGTAACAAAATATTGCCTAAGCATGACTATGTTTCTCGTCTTTTGCTCTAAGGCTGTGTGCAGAATGCCAATATCACAAGTGTCTATAGTTTATCAtacctgctgttttattttggtttactCCAGACACCAGAAAGCTCATGCTTGCCTTGTACTGCTTGCTGTCcttaaaatatatgtaaatatgccattaaaaaaaggaatatgTCAACAGGAAATCTAATTTGTAAAAACTGGTTAATTAAAAGTAACACATCATTTAAAATTTCACAGAAATAGGTGATTCTATCctgaaaaatgaatcatttccTGTAACTGTTAGAAGAGGATGAGAAAGTTTCTAACCAACTGCTTGCAATGTTTATAAAATTATCACAACAATATGTCAAAGGTGTTTAGCTACAATAAATCAGAATAATTTGTTtccaaatacagaaatatttccTCTAATGTCATGTACTCCTACCTGTATACCCCATGGGATGCACACTAACATAATAACTGTTTGGTATTCATAGGTCACTCAATCCCATTTTGCTATCAGCAATATATCTCAATGGGGAAAAATGTCTTTCTGATGAAGTGAAAGACAGATGTGATGGTGaagctttaaaataaactgtatgaCTCACTTTAAAATCACATTGTCTCAGACTCAGCCAAGAAAATAAGTAAAACTTTTCTGATCCAAAGGAGAATGTCCAGATATGTCATTGTCAGCAGTGCAAAGATATCTGCAGCAACTGGCCATAACACCaccttttaaaacacaaatctcacaatgaaagtttattttcttgtgCCCCAACTTCCTAATGGAGAGCACATACTATTTCTATTAATTTTTAGTAAAAAGGATATGTTCAATGTTCCTGCGCAGGTTCTCATTGAGCTTAGCTTCCAGTTCGCCCAACTCCTCCTCAGCCTTCCTCATGTCTTTCTGCAGCTCCAGGCGAGACTTTCTGGTGTCGTAGTAGCCTCCTGTCAGCGCCCCACGATGACTCACCTGGTCACCTAGGAGGTCACAACACAATGTACTGTATTAAAGAGATACGTACAAAGGCCACTCAGTACAACCATCAGGCAAGTCAAAGATCCTGCTTTAGTGTGTGGTCAGAAGATGCTGCCAAGCCTCTTGCCATCTACAAAGGAGTACGATTCAGACAGGGTGAACAGTTCAAACAATTACACGGCCAATACATTTTTCACAACTTGCATTTACACAGGCCCTCTGGAAAAGAGGTTTTACACAATAGAACTGAACATTACACAACAAATTCAAGTATTACTACTTAGTGCTTTTTCTGAGAAGAGATGCATACGTAAGATACCACAAATACTGCTGATGCATGTCAATGTAAAATAAAGAACTGACAACTCAAATGTAAATATCTTTTTGTACATATTcacattttgaaatttttttttgtgtgcatgagaACTGCCACCTTCTTTTTATGTTCTTTTGGCAGTGATGTATACTGTAACATGGCTGGCTTACCCTCCAGAGTTATGCAGTCCATGGTGAAAGCTCTGGCCAGCTGTGTGGAAACCTCCATGCTGCGACAAATCAGGGTCTTCCCAAAGACATGCTTGAAAGCCTTGTCAAAGTTGGGGCTGTAGCGCAGTTTGCTGATCATGGGGATGGCGTcctacagagacaaaaacacactggtATGAACAGAGGGGTAAATACTAGATGTAGCATCACTGAACAAAAACTGCCTGTAGTATGGTTAACAGTAGAATATATGTTTGGTGTGACTGGGAAAACTGAGGAAGCGGATTGTGGCACAAATGATTAACAGTTAGTGCATGGTTGTTATACATCATGGTAGCAAAATATAGTATGTTTTGAAATACAAGAATAGTTTATTTTACATCAATATGTCCAGAGTTAATTGATCTCATTTGCCATCTGGGCCTAAATTCACTACCCACACAACACCAGATCAGACCGGACTGcacactacatacatacaaatacatacatacatacacacacacacacactgtacaccatgcaccttaaatatggcattctgtttgcactggacttgaagtttcttcactgtgttttttattagcagtgtttttattcccAATCTTTATTGCATTCCTTTAACGCTTTCTTCTTCTTAAGTCTGTTaatgctgctggaactgtgaatttcccgtgtggattaataaagtatctatctatctatcaatcaGATGCAATTCATGCATGTCCCTTACGTTGGTCTCCGGATAGGCGGTGTCCCTGACATCCAGCTTGCTCAAGGGCAGGAATGTGACTTCTCCGGGCAGGTTCATTTTGTTGAACTCCATCAATATTTTGGTACTGACTTCATCAGTCTCCACAATGTGGTAGAACAATCTGGGAAATATGGACGCAGGTAGACggacaaagagaaacaacaagtaaaaaaagagaagaataaaGACATATAAATGGATGGGTTTGCCACACTGTCACTTTAACTACAAACTAAGGCTTTGTCATTGTAAACAACTGACAATTATCTGTATATAgtgaaatacacaaaatattaaaatatctgCTCCAATAAAGAGCGGTGAgcgatgatttttttttcctgctagAAAAATCAAATGTGATACAGATGAAATAATTACAATCCCCAAGGCATATGGTATACTGATTGTGCAGAGAAAGAACAACTTAACAACTTAAAATTTCAAGCACTGAATATTTTAATCAGCCTTTTGCCTGCCAATGCAACACTAAGCAACATCCTACTCCTCATATCCAGAGGACACATTTGTAATAGCATACAAGAAGTGGATCCACTGCTGTTGTAAAATCAGgctacatgtgttttgttgcaAAGCTTTTCATACCTACTACACATATCTGGCAGTGatatttttactgaaaacaacacCAGAATCTAGgagtgaaaatgtaataaagcAGTTCTCACCTGGTACCAGCAGTCACCTCCACACAGGTATAAAAAGCAGGTTCGCATTCAAAGTTATTCATGACGATGCCGTGGTAACCATTGATGACATGCTGGTTGATGCCTTTCCGACGGAAATGCTCAAGGACTTTGTTGATACTGTCAATGCCATTCAGAATGGCCTGGAGGACcacaagagaaagaagaggaataataatatataaaatatgtatattaatgttttttttttttaatccaacaaAACGTAGCTTCACTGAAATACTCACACTATGCAGGCATAACATACATTAAAACATACCAAGTCCTTGTTATAATGTTTGCAtaactcaattttttttttttttttaatcacaaaagCAGCCGTGATCTTTTATTATAAGTAGAACATTGGATTTCTACACAGAGGAACTGGTGAATCTCGCAAAGCTACATGTTGAAGAAGATCCgaagggaaaatgtgtttttacgTGCTGCCTCCATATTAAAAAGGTAGCTCATATCCATCAAAGGCTAAGTAACAGGATGAATAACCCAAGACcattgaaagaaaaataaatgcagaacATTTGTCAGTGAAGCCACAAACAGCTTCCTTTCATGTCAGACATTATTCAGAAGTGATATTTGATTGATCTGCCCAGAAGAAACGACTGGCAGTTACTGGATGAGGCAGAGAGGAGTGAGTCATATGTAAATTTAGCTGGCTATGATAAGGTGCCAGTAGCGAGGCAGATGAATGATTCCATTTGATACACCTATCCTGACAACTGGCTGAGTCACAAAGTGAGTCCTTCGCAGTATTTAGGTGGGCTCATTCAGAGAGTGAGGAACTTTTCACTTGGAATTTGATTTATCCTCACTTGCCCATTTCCTCTATCACGGTACTGCAGTGCTTAAGCGCATGTGTGAAGGTTTAGTGGTTGTGTAGCATGGCAGCTCTACCTTTGGCTTACAAGTGTCATCATCAGAAAACGGGAGGGAGGATCTGTATGTGTGCTTGCACGTAAAATGATTAGTGTTGTACCATAAAACTGTCATTAATTTCAATCCTGTGAAAAGTaatttccttttctgtgctcacacactcacactcacagtcacagtcacacacacaaacacagatatctTTCACTTGTGTCCAGACGGAAGCATTAGGTATCCTGTAGCTGAGTTATGCAAGGTAGTAATTACGCAGTcatgcacagagacacaaacctTGCCGGTGGCCGCTCGTAGgagctgctgtttcttttcCAGGTCCTCTCGTTTGGCTGCCAGGGCCTGCTGCTCTGCGTTCTCCTCACGCCACAGGTAGctggacagacacagacagtcacacactgttacacTTATGTCACCAGAAACACCAATGCCCCACTGTAGCCATGATACTCACAGAACAGGAGTCAGGCAgtaaggaaaaacacacaaaaaactaagACGCTGTGATGAAATGACTGTATTCTTTAGGAATTGTTTTTTAtgtagacaaaacacaaaacagaaatcttATAAAGAGAGAACTCTTTTAATTTGGGAAGCAATTCCTTTTTTAATTGAGAAGAATTATACTGTAACTAGAGATGTAACTTTTCTATTCTCTATCAAATTTTTGCAGATTCATCAtaacgtgtgtgtttgtgtgagcatcCTTATCGCCAGCATAATATACAGGGCAAAACACTGATATGCACAAGTATTCATTTGATTTTCACACCATTTAAATTACTTTGACACAATTGAGACGTTATCTGTCAAACTCAGCGGAAATTCTCTAAAAGGTTTGTGTACCAGACTGTGGTTGTCCTCTTACAGTCTGGTGCCAATATGTGCATTGAGACAGTTGCCTGCTGTAAACATTACTTACATTAAGTGCATTAGGAGGTGATCTTTTAATGCCCAGTAGCCACAGGACAAATGATTACAACAAGCAAAAACAGTCTCAATGTACATATGAGTATGTGAGTATTAgtatgacacattttaaaaattggGAACCTATCATTTAAGTCTTGTTGAATAatcaaatttaaataattaaaactattAAACTGCCAAAACAGTCTCCCT is a genomic window of Lates calcarifer isolate ASB-BC8 unplaced genomic scaffold, TLL_Latcal_v3 _unitig_305_quiver_2619, whole genome shotgun sequence containing:
- the LOC108894120 gene encoding structural maintenance of chromosomes protein 3 (The sequence of the model RefSeq protein was modified relative to this genomic sequence to represent the inferred CDS: added 12 bases not found in genome assembly), with translation YLWREENAEQQALAAKREDLEKKQQLLRAATGKAILNGIDSINKVLEHFRRKGINQHVINGYHGIVMNNFECEPAFYTCVEVTAGTRLFYHIVETDEVSTKILMEFNKMNLPGEVTFLPLSKLDVRDTAYPETNDAIPMISKLRYSPNFDKAFKHVFGKTLICRSMEVSTQLARAFTMDCITLEGDQVSHRGALTGGYYDTRKSRLELQKDMRKAEEELGELEAKLNENLRRNIERINNEIDQLMNQMQQIETQQRKFKASRDSILSEMKMLKEKRQQSEKTFMPKQRSLQSLEASLHAMESTRESLKAELGTDLLSQLSLEDQRRVDDLNDEIRQLQQDNRQLLNERIKLEGIMTRVETYLNENLRKRLDQVEQELNELRETEGGTVLTATTSELDGINKRVKETLARSEDLDSLIDKTEAEIKDHIKSMERWKLGE